The Arachis ipaensis cultivar K30076 chromosome B03, Araip1.1, whole genome shotgun sequence region GCTGACTTGGCTGTTTCTGATACATGATACCTTTGATCGGCGGATCTAACGGCCTCATAGCTAGCTGATAACTTGTCAGTGAGGCCAATTCTCTGGCTCAGCTCGGCTACCTTTGCTGTTGCCGTGGCTGAAACCCCGTGGGACTCGTCGAATTCCTTAGCCTTGGCTAATGCGTCTTTGCTGAGGACATACCCTTTTGCTATCATGGTCTTGACGACTTCTTGAGTCACTGTAACTACTTCTCCGGCAGAGGAAACAAATTGGTGGCTTTGTAGCGTCTGAAAGAGGACATGCTAGACCATGAACATTCAATAGAAAACTACAACCATTGGTGGttgaaaacaaatgaaagaaATACATCTACATACAGTTGATGAATCGTCGTCATGGTTATAGGATGGCCGGTTCCAATGATCGAACTCATCTTCATACTGCCCCCAGCGAGTAATGCATACACTTTGGTCTAAAATCGTGGCTCCCTAACACATCAAATTATGTAGAAAGGTATACACAACACATCAATCATATAACTTATCAGTGACCAGCTTAAGAATTACATCGGTCCTGAACATGAGTTTGATGAATACTCACACTTAGCAAGCAAGCAGTTTCTAGGGAATAAGCATCTTTGAATGTCACATATGCAGTGCAAGCATAATCACCAGACCTGTATTCAACAATATTATAAGCAAGTTTTATAGCATATTTTTAACACACTAGGTCCAACTCATCTGCAAGAATTAGCAACAGGGGAAATAGTAATCATCTCTGTCATGACTAATTAAAACACAGTACCAGTGGAAATTTGAAAATCGTATCCAAAATGAACATTTTTTGGAGTCTGATCTGTAGCATtttacaacaataacaacaaagtattGTTACTCTAGGTGGGATCGGGTGCATCAATCAAACAACACCATTGTACTGTGTCAAGAATCATGTCTGAATTTGATTCATGTATTGAGAAAAAGCAAAGCAATCAAGTTGAAATATACCCGAAGCAAagcaacaaaaagaaagaaattaagtTTCACTTTAAAAACTATGGACAATAGAAAGAAGGGAACATCAAGAATCAACCCATAGTCCATACAAGATACAGCATGCTACAAACCTGATAAAGTGATAAAGATCAAGTATTACCTGACAATTTCGACATACTCAATTGCACCAGAGAATGCGAAAAAGTCGTACACATCCTTCTCAGTGGCTTTTGGCGATAGACTGGTAACTTCTACGGTATATCCACTAGACATGTTTCTGTTTTGCTACTTGTTTAGTATGAACACAACGGAGGAACAGAAATGGTAAAATCAAGTCAAAAAGGTAAGGATCATAAAACATAGGCCTAAAAGCTACGGTAAACAAACAAGAATTGTAAGTCAAGTTGTTCTTATTAAAGAGAGTAAAGATTGAAGAAATACAGAAGTATAAGAGAAATGGATGGTGGAAATGGTTTAATCTTGCTAATTGAAGGAATCTAAATATACTAGGCCATAAGATAATATGAACTATATTGATATAATATGATCATATTGTAGTGTACTAGTGTGTTACAACTTACAAGAAGCAAAAAACTAATACTGTTTATAGTGATCTTAAAACACTCATCCTAATGAACAAATAGAGAATAAGTTTTGATACCATATTAGGATTGAatgtagtcaccaaaaaaatattagGATAATGTACTTAGTTCACTCCCAAAAGTTAGCTCATGAAATGGAGGATGCCCAAACTCTTACAATGGCTTTCCAGGGCTTATCTCTAGGCGATGTGAAAATCCTAACGACAAACAAATCTGACATTTCAATAGCATCGAAATTACCAAAAACCGATTTCTTCAGCCACAATCCTGAAAGTCACTGTCCTACATCTACACAGCAATACAGGACACATACAACTAGCTATGAAATGGTAGTTTCTTGCCTCAATGATCGGCCACCACCTCCCCAACCTCAAATACTTTTGTCAATCCACCCCACCATCACCTCAACCTCACCAAATTGATCACGTCAATTCCTCAGCCACTAATCAGTACCCAACATCACCACCACCACTTCTTGTGGCCACCCAGCCACTATCCTAATTTCAACCACCATTCTTCTCAAATTTTCCCCCAATACTATTTTATGCTTTGACTATAGCTTTACTACCCCCAATATCTTGTGATCTAAGAATTCCTCATTGATTTTCCAGCATTAGATTTCCAGGTTTGAATTTCCCAACCACATTCCTCTTTCTTAAGAACTATTCTACCGATTGAATTATACATCATTATTCCCTTTCTTGACCCAACTGGGCACCTTCATTGCCCAAGTTCATACTTCCAAtcacagaaatataaaaaaaaaaaatccaaaaaatagtatttttaataataaacgacagagagagagagaataaaaaTTGAGGTAAGATAAGAGAGTAGCGTACAAGTTCAGGGAGGGTTGAGAATTTAGATCAGCGAATTGAGCAGAGGAAGCCAAGCCAGACACTGTGATGACGGTGGTGTGGTTTCTACAAGTAACAACCAATTAACTGTTCGCTCTTGTCATTCTCTCATTTCCAATCCCCATTATTATGTGGTAGCAACCACAATTTTAACATTCTCATATTTTCTTAATCAATAGagtttaattattttacatatacgTATAattatatccttttttttttttggatgatcatgattaattttgatatattatttgttttcttttaataattttagaCATTTCATTTTAGTTAAAATAAAGATCATTTTCTATAAAATATAACTTTTATCTTTATAGgagattttaatatttatatcaaaatataaattaattttatattaaatgtaCAATAATTTTATtccttaaaaatattttcaattatttttttttaaaaaaatagctatTTAAAACAAGCACGCACATTACATTATATTTATTATCACCATCATCATTGTTGTCatcatcaataatagagattgcTCATGTTgttacattttaaattttaatcaaaGAAGATCATTTATATTTGAGAAAAGGAtaaattaatctttaattttttagtttgtaaatatttaaatttttaaNNNNNNNNNNNNNNNNNNNNNNNNNNCGATTTTTGAGTCTAATttgttctattttaaatttttttttatatatgcatctATATCAATCAGGTCAATACAACGGAAGTcacatttaattttttagttGATTTTCACAAACTCAAGTGAACATGAGGGATCGATATATCCAAGTTTTAAAaatgtcaaaaattttaaatgtattttcaaattttcgaagATTTAAATATCTCTGCGCATCAAAAAGTCTTTGGTCAGTTTGAATtgacttttaaaaaaatacttaattttttttatcttttttaataaacaaaaattattttatatttaaataatttttttaaaattaatttttaagtattaaaaatatatttttattttttttaNNNNNNNNNNNNNNNNNNNNNNNNNNNNNNNNNNNNNNNNNNNNNNNNNNNNNNNNNNNNtattttaattttctctttatatgtttttttttttttattggactTTTCTCTTTATATGTTTAAGCAAGATTTTCAGTACTACTAGTCTACTACTACTAACATGGATCTATAAGTCAATGGCCCAAGACTTTTAGAAATCAATTTCATCATTATCTGTGCCTTCAAATAAAGTCAGAACTAAAGAAGGCCCAAATAAATAGGAAGTCCAATCTGGCTTAAGATAATTTTCATCTAAATCAATTCCATTCTTTTGCAGTGGAGGCTTAGTACAGATGGCATCCGAGTTCAAGTAAAAGAAAATTCtactcttaaaatatttgctGACTTTTGTATTAGAGTCTTCTTTAAGTACCCCTTACTTCTCCAAAAAAAATTCCACTCTTTTAAAATATTTGCTGACTTTTGTATTAGAGTCTCCTTTTAAGTACCCCCTACTTCTTCACAATGATTCTGGTGTCACTAACCATAGTAAGCGCCTACTGCAAGATCTAGACTAAATTTTAATTGAAATATCAAGTTAGTTACAACTTATAAATCTTAATTAAGTTAAAATTGTTAAATAAGTAGTCTTAATATAATATCAAATACGATCGAGTAAATAGACTTTTAGTTATATGGACGATAAGGATGTTCAAATTCATGACGACTAACTTTTATGTGTATTATCCATAATTTCACATAACATATCAATAAATCATTAGCAACATTAGgagaatttagatttttctcttttAGTCATGTTgagataaataaaaatagaatagcTCATGAGTTAGTTAAGATGGctcttattaatttaaatttggtgTGAATGGAAAAAGTACCAAATCatgtaaaaaactaaaaaatataatcTAGTCATGCTGAATATTTTACTGCCAATGGATTGAATCAACACACTTTTCTcgtccaaaaaaaaaataccatatcaataaattatttttagttattttaaaatataatactatttttatttttctttttttacttttttttttataaataggcCCTTGTTggtaatttttggattttttttgtgtATAAGTTTTGATATTTGATGTGTACTTCTGTAGTCACGAAAATATATGTAGATTTGGCGTCAATTAAACTTGAAATATTAAAAGCACTGTGTTCAACTTTAAAACTTCAGTTATACAATAAAAAAGGTCCTGAGAATAACTTCAGAACTAAGATCAAAGATCGAACGGCCTTACCTatctaatttttatatattaaagaTAAAATCTATCCCACTctcttaatattaaaaaataagttATCTCTTATTATATGGTCCGATTATATGATAAATTATTATTATCCATTTGattgaaataaaaattttatttctttttttatttacaatAAACATCAATTTTGGTTCTAACTTATGGCAAGGCCTGCATGGAGGGACTTCATCCTATGAACTTGGATGATCTTATGATGTATTACTGAGTTTCAACCGTGAATATACAATTCATtgcaattaataatttttaaatagaataaaTGATGAACTTGAATAATCGTGTTTACAAATATCATAACAACCTAACTCCACAATCCCTATTTATTAGCATTACAAGCTCCGAAGCATTTTGATAAAATCTGCTATAATGATGCAGAATTTGAatcgaaaaataagaaaaaagtaaAAGTGTAAAATGAACTTAAAAgagatttaaatataaaattatgattGTGGTTAATCTCATTTACTTTTAAACGACTAATTCTATATTTATAGATATTAGaaaaactaaaatatactaatttagtACTTTTCTAATTAATTTAATGTTATGATTTAGCAGTTTTTAACAAACTTCAGACCCTAACAAACTTACGTAACAATTCTACTAATTTGAAGATACAACTAATTAGTTATATGAGCTGCATAGCCTTATCATCTAACAGTCTCTCTCAAACTTGGAGTGCATATATCAACCAATCTAAGTTTGCGATAAAACGATGCAAATGATCCTGGAGCTAAGCTCTTTGTGAGCACATCTGCTATCTGCTCTCCACTGGGGATTGGTAGTAACTTTAGTGAACTATCTTGTACTATACTATCTCTCACCGTATGATAATCTATCTCGATATGCTTCGTTCTTTCATGAAATACAGGGTTGGCGGCTATATGCATTGCGGACTGGTTGTCGCAGTAAAGAGTGATTGGTTTGCTCAGTGGGGTATGAAAGTCTCGAAGTATGTAGCTCAGTCACCTTCCTTCACATGTTGCCAAAGCCATAGCTCTATACTCCACATTCACTGATGATCTAGCAACTGTAGTTTGCTTTCTACTTTTTCATGACACAAGAGATGAACCCAAAAGGAAACAAAATCCAGAGATAGATCTCCTTGTGTCTAGGCATGTCTTCCAGTCTGAATCTGAATATTCTGTGAGCGACAAATCTAATGAGGTGGCAGAAAATTTTATTCCGCAGGCTGGTGCACGCTTTATATATCTTAAGATGTGCAGACTGCTTTGAAATGATCTGTTGTAACCCAGTCCAAGTACTGGCTCAACTTGTTGACTGCAAATGAAATGTCTGGTCTTGTATTTGTGAGGTACAGCAGCCTCCCAACAAGCCTGTGGTAAGGAGTCAAGTCAGTTAATGATGTGCATGAAGATTTGGACAGTGGAGTTGTGTAGTTCATTAGCGTAGTCGTAGGCTTGGCATTTGTACGTCATTTCGAATTCATGGAGGAGATTAGTAATATATTTTTGCTGATTCAAGACAAATCCCTCTTTGTTCCGTgcgatttcaaaaatcaaaaagtacTTAAGTTTACCTATGTTCTTGATGTTGAATGCATCCTCCAACACCTTTTTTATCCGGTTGATTTCATTCATGTTATTGCCAGATAAAATCATATCATCCACATACACAAGAATGCAAGTGAAATCATCTCTCGTGCCTTTGGTAAAGAGGGATGTATCTGCTTTGGATTGAATGTACCATGAAGCTTTGAGAACTGAGCATAATTTGTAGTTCCATTGACGACTAGCTTGTTTGAGCCCATAAAGAGATCTTTCAAGCTTACAAACATTGTTTGGGCCGGGGGAGCTGATAAACCTGGAGGAACCTTGATATAAACTGTCTCAGGGAGGATCATCATGTAAAAAGGCAGTGTTGACATCAAATTGGTGGAGAAACCAACCCTTAGACGCTACAAGTGCCAACAAAACTCGAAGAGTAGACATTTTTACTACAGGACTCAATGTGCCAAAGAAATCGAATCCAGGGATTTGAGTATAACCTTTTGCAACGAGCCTGCTTTGTGTCTTTTCACTGTCCTATCTGCTTTGGGTTTGGTTTTAAAAATCTATTTGCACCCCACTGCTCTCTTTCTTTTAGGTAAGGATGTAACAGTCCAAGTTTTATTTGCTTCAAGAGCATTAAGTTCTGATTTAATTGCCTCTTTCCAACAATCATGTTGAATTGCTTGTTCATAACTTTGAGGTTCAATGATAGAATCAATAGctaaaaaaagaattttgtgtTCAGGTGAAAAATTATCGTAGGACATGTACTGAGAGAGTGAATATCTTGCCTTGAAAGATGATTGGGATTCATTCTGAGTTGTTGTACTGATTTGAAAATATTGAAAATCAGACAAATATGCTGGTGGTTTTCTAATCCTACATGATCTCCTAAGAGCTAAAGTTGGTGAAACAGTGAATGTATGAGAAGAAGGAGGAACAAGAGTTTGAGTATGATTAGTGTGTGCATCGTGAGGTGTATATGAGGTGATGAGATGTGATTGTGAGTGAGGTGTATGTGAAACATGATTTGGTGTGCTAATAGCAAATCCTGTAACATGAGGTTATGTATTATTTGTAATAGGCATAATGAGTGTATGTGCTGATATGAATGTGTCATCAAAGAGTAAAGCACGATTATTTGAAATTTGAGCATTATTAATAGATGAATTGTTAGTGAATGAAGAGTCAGGGGCATATTTAGtatgaaaagaaaattttttttcataGAAAATGACATTctgtaataaaaaaaaagtttattagtTTGCAAATTCATACTTTagtaccaaacttaaaacttaaaAATGCAGTTTGTTTGGCTCTCTTTTCTAATTTGGTTTTGTGAGCAGCTAAAGTCGAGGCAAATGCCAAAcagccaaaaattttaaaatgtttgGTATAAGAGAGTTTATTAAACATGACTTGATAAGGGCTTTTTAAATTCAGAAAGGAGCTAGGAATTCTATTAATGACATGAATGGCATGAACAGCAGCTAAATGCAAAAAGTTTTAAGGAACATTACTTTCAAATAGAAAAGCTCTCGTCATGTTTAAGATATCCTGATGCTTCCTCTCTACTATACAATTTTGTTGTGGAGATTCCACACAGGTGGTTTGATGTAAAATACCTTTTGAGTTATAAAAATCATGCATGATAAACTCCTTATCATTATCTAATCTTATGTATTTcacttttttttgaaattaagtttcaatcattgTGATGAAGTTTCAAATTATGCTTGGCTAAGAAAAAAATCTGATATATACCTTGGAATGGGGCTTGTGCCTCAATTGGATTTGAAgaattttaatgaaaaaagagacaTGTACAGTAGCACTACTGTCCAAAATCCGATCATTTGGTTTCAATTTATGTTTGGCTAAGGAAAGAATGTGGTATATACCTTGGAATGAGGCTTGTGCCTCAATTTCCAGTTCTAAGTTATGAATAAGATATTTTTCACGATCCTGGAATAAAGCAATGAGAGCTTGTTTTGGATCTTTGGAAAATAAAGAACTTAAACTGTTATTATTCTTTTCTGAAGTAGAGTTACTGGTTTTTTCAATTTTATCATTAGTAGTGACATGATTTATGGTTCTTGAGCTTGAATCTTGCTGGTAGTGTGGAGGAAAACTATGCTTGTGATAGCATGTGTCAACCAAGTGGCCAGTTTTATCATAATGAGAGAACTTCTTGATCATTCTTCTTCCTCCTAAGCCACAGCCTCTACCTTCACGCCCTCTCCATCTTCCTTGAACGCTCATGTTGTCTTTATTAGTGTTGAAGTTGCTGTCAATTGCAGCATTTACTAACATCTTGCTTTCTGCATGATCTGAAATTGACATTTGCCTTTCTTGTTGCAATAATAGTGAAAAAAAGTATTGACATCAGGGAGCGGTCTCATTAAGATGATTTGTGATCTCACATTTTTTAACTCATCATTCAAGCCTCTTAAGAACCTAACCACTTGTGACTGCTTATTGTATCCTCTAACAATCTCTAATCCACACGTGCATGATCCTATACAATTACATGATGGAATCGGTTAAAACTCTTCTAATTCTTTCCATAGTCCCTTCATCTTTGTAAAAAACTGAAGTGATTGACAAATCTCCTTTTCTTGTTGAGTacatttcttctttcaatttaaCGATTCTAAACAAATCTCCTTCGTAAAATTTGTGCTTAAGATCTTTCCACAACTCTGATGCCACATTACACCACATCACACTTTGTAAAATCTTACTACTTAAGGAAGCATGCAACCAAGACAGAACAAAGGTGTTGCATCTATCCCAGCTTCAAACGTGCAATCAGATTTCTCGGATTTTGGTAAAGATCCGTCTATAAAACTGAGTTTGTTCTTTATCTTCAGTGATATCCAAACCGATCGAGACCAAGAGTGGTAATTCAGTGTAGTTAGAGAATTTGGAGTGAGTAAAATACCTGAATTTTCACTCGGATGAAGGTAGTACGGAGATGCACGATCTTGCATCAAATTTGTGCTTGGTTTCACAGATTGAGCGATATGCCCTTGCATCGTCGCTAGCTGGTTCATCAATTGAGCCAAATTTTGAAGATCCAAGGCTGAGAAAACTTGAGTTTCCATATTTTGACATGGGCCTTGCTCTTGATCAACTATACTTTCTGCTAATTTGTCAAAGTTAAACACAATTGCAGATTCTCAATTCCACGATCTCTCTATCTTGCAATGGAGGAGATCTACCAAGGTGTCATCGTTTGCACATCCACGCTCACTACACTATGATAAAACCTgttataatgctgcaaaatttgaATCAAGAAATGAGAAAAGAGTGAAAGTGCAGAATGAACttgagaaaaattcaaaaatgaaaTTGTGATTATGGTTAATCTCATTTACTTGTAAATGACTAGTTCTATATTTGTAGATACTAGAAAAACTAAATCACACTAATTTAGTACTGCTCTAACTAACTTAATGCTATAAGTTGACAACCTCTAATAAACCTCAAACTCTAACAAACTTACTTAATAATTCTATTAATTCAAAGATACAACTAATTAGTTATATGAGCTGCATAGCCTTATCATCTAACAAATTTTCTatacaatttttaaatttaaattaattgttgTGTAGAGTAGTATATAACCCTTCATTTTTCTTGAATATGATACTCTTAAGATTGTGTTCTTTGTTTTGACTAGAAATTTTTTC contains the following coding sequences:
- the LOC107631890 gene encoding binding partner of ACD11 1 isoform X1, which gives rise to MQNRNMSSGYTVEVTSLSPKATEKDVYDFFAFSGAIEYVEIVRSGDYACTAYVTFKDAYSLETACLLSGATILDQSVCITRWGQYEDEFDHWNRPSYNHDDDSSTTLQSHQFVSSAGEVVTVTQEVVKTMIAKGYVLSKDALAKAKEFDESHGVSATATAKVAELSQRIGLTDKLSASYEAVRSADQRYHVSETAKSAAFATGRSVAAAANTVVNSSYFSKGAFWVSGALTRAAQVASDLGNRGAKN
- the LOC107631890 gene encoding binding partner of ACD11 1 isoform X2, with protein sequence MSSGYTVEVTSLSPKATEKDVYDFFAFSGAIEYVEIVRSGDYACTAYVTFKDAYSLETACLLSGATILDQSVCITRWGQYEDEFDHWNRPSYNHDDDSSTTLQSHQFVSSAGEVVTVTQEVVKTMIAKGYVLSKDALAKAKEFDESHGVSATATAKVAELSQRIGLTDKLSASYEAVRSADQRYHVSETAKSAAFATGRSVAAAANTVVNSSYFSKGAFWVSGALTRAAQVASDLGNRGAKN